A window of Festucalex cinctus isolate MCC-2025b chromosome 6, RoL_Fcin_1.0, whole genome shotgun sequence contains these coding sequences:
- the pex6 gene encoding peroxisomal ATPase PEX6 isoform X1 — protein MAAQVELLRLEPFPPHASPLDVLVSKWQLRCLLRDHSEPPTVFFTPKRPPPRPREPAILLHVQVLSDEEAGPPPPPGPVRLFASGFFLRLRGLPAAGSLGTARPVLPVSLDEVVLGARGGGGGGRSLERDDADWLAAKLLELCRDGRCLLARRGEPLFADRPGQVPDVLVLSCRPVTQGRVTPDTAVVLADCADWPAPPPRALRLCASDFAHSAARLAGGRSLLDPPRGSRLAVPEEAERRLDVRVTPDARRWPEADVADADARLYVGGRALLRLGMFDGEWVKLWAAGRADRWRAAALARSDRADDDDGCGGVSETLWFNLTGGRPTAGAACCLKIQRWRRRRPQDGAAGSNTYLASPPPAGEVHLRPVPSPADRHPGACDDLLAEHFAVPRLVAPGDVLRVPARNRPDLTEDGAGWRWRALLFLVQRVCPLDRAQEEEEEEEEGGGGYLADTTHTSLFMGPPVNSLVPGGAARLWSGPSPAGLERAVDAVGRVLGPHAHRGSLPACRLLVHGPAGSGKVTAVAAAGSRLHLQLIKVDCAGVYGDTPAATEARLTSCLERADALQPCVLLLRNLQLLLRPRGGADEDSRVQAALCHALRSAPGRVAVVATVREPRRLPAGVAAAFVHRVALEIPTEDERRAVLTQLSGELPLDRDVDLERLAKVTAGLVLGDLRALLVEAGRAACRRLATACAARGEVDVCCSGVVIQQRDFLSALQAFQDRQSEAAGAPKIPCVRWEDVGGLDDAKKDILETVQLPLQHPLLSSGMDLSRTGILLYGPPGTGKTLLAKAVATECSMTFLSVKGPELLNMYVGQSEENVREVFERARSAAPCVVFFDELDSLAPSRGRSGDSGGVMDRVVSQLLAELDALNASARVFVIGATNRPDLLDQSLLRPGRFDKLVYVGVDTDPSSQMQVLRAVLRNFRLDASVDLRRVLERCPAHVSGADLYALCSDAMTAAVKRKIGAAPDDGLDAEDWSLSLTTEDFDAALADFVPSLSPQEVMRYQRLQEKSAHCGSSVADSSFAYFISACVVILLAILSYAALPKLEFFKFHRERKAAHVEDVNVALTQSDLAAGGVRVRHLHRHHRDLPRRRRRRQVHLGGGGPRLGKVLCAGVVFPALQRERLGWAEPDGHLLLAGPGQPPAARVGGEPRGAGSRLDAVQRAAAAPPARPLPPRRLLRRLHAALRLHQRIPGQPGHVLRTQEGASSRGGDGGLHHGLLPVSGSGFGRGALLRLASSGLKKKSSRLPSTPHGLTKSVVGGS, from the exons ATGGCGGCGCAGGTGGAACTGTTGAGGCTGGAGCCTTTCCCGCCGCACGCAAGTCCCCTCGACGTGCTCGTGTCAAAATGGCAGCTGCGTTGCCTTCTCCGCGACCACTCGGAGCCCCCCACCGTCTTCTTCACCCCAAAGCGACCGCCTCCGCGCCCCCGCGAGCCCGCCATCCTGCTTCACGTTCAGGTGCTCAGCGACGAGGAGGCgggaccgccgccgccgcccggcccGGTGAGACTATTCGCCAGCGGCTTCTTCCTGCGGCTCCGCGGCCTCCCGGCGGCCGGGAGCCTCGGGACGGCGCGGCCAGTGCTGCCCGTGAGCCTGGACGAGGTGGTGCTGGGAgcccgcggcggcggcggcggcgggcgctcTCTGGAGCGGGACGACGCCGACTGGCTCGCCGCCAAGCTGCTGGAGCTCTGCCGGGACGGACGCTGTCTGCTGGCCCGCCGAGGAGAACCGCTGTTCGCAGACCGACCGGGACAG GTGCCCGACGTGCTGGTGCTGTCGTGCCGTCCGGTCACGCAGGGTCGCGTCACGCCCGACACCGCCGTGGTCCTGGCCGACTGCGCCGATTGGCCGGCCCCGCCCCCGAGGGCGCTGCGGCTGTGCGCCTCCGACTTCGCCCACAGCGCCGCCCGCCTGGCGGGCGGGCGCTCGCTCCTGGACCCGCCTCGGGGGTCCCGCCTCGCCGTCCCGGAGGAAGCGGAGCGGCGGCTGGACGTCCGCGTGACGCCGGACGCGCGGCGCTGGCCGGAGGCGGACGTCGCGGACGCCGACGCCCGCCTGTACGTCGGCGGCCGCGCGCTGCTCAGGCTGGGGATGTTTGACGGCGAGTGGGTCAAGCTGTGGGCGGCGGGTCGGGCGGATCGGTGGCGAGCGGCCGCCCTCGCCCGCTCGGACCGggcggacgacgacgacggctgCGGCGGCGTATCGGAGACGCTGTGGTTCAACCTGACGGGAGGACGGCCGACGGCGGGCGCCGCCTGCTGCCTCAAGATCCAG AGGTGGCGCCGTCGGCGGCCTCAAGATGGCGCCGCCGGCTCCAACACTTACTTGGCCTCACCGCCGCCGGCAGGTGAAGTTCACCTGCGGCCGGTGCCGTCGCCGGCCGACCGCCATCCGGGCGCTTGCGATGACCTGCTGGCCGAGCACTTCGCCGTCCCAAG GCTGGTGGCGCCGGGGGACGTCCTGCGCGTTCCCGCCCGCAATCGCCCGGACCTGACGGAGGACGGCGCCGGATGGAG GTGGCGGGCGCTGTTGTTTTTGGTGCAGAGGGTGTGTCCTCTTGACCGcgcacaagaagaagaagaagaagaagaagaaggtggcGGAGGTTACCTGGCTGACACCACGCACACGTCCCTTTTCATG GGGCCGCCCGTCAACAGCCtggtgcccggcggcgcggcgcGGCTGTGGAGCGGCCCGTCTCCTGCGGGTCTCGAGCGCGCGGTGGACGCCGTCGGCCGCGTCCTTGGCCCGCACGCGCACCG CGGCTCCCTCCCGGCGTGCCGACTCCTCGTTCACGGGCCGGCAGGAAGTGGCAAAGtgacggcggtggcggcggccggCTCCAGGCTCCACCTCCAGCTGATCAAG GTGGACTGTGCGGGCGTGTACGGCGACACGCCCGCCGCCACCGAGGCGCGCCTGACGTCCTGCTTGGAACGAGCCGACGCCCTGCAGCCTTGCGTCCTTCTGCTCAGGAACCTGCAGCTCCTCCTGCGGCCACGCGGGGGCGCCGACGAGGACTCCCGCGTCCAAGCGGCACTCTGCCACGCGCTCCGTAGCGCCCCCGGCAG GGTGGCGGTGGTGGCGACCGTCCGCGAACCTCGCCGGCTGCCCGCCGGCGTCGCGGCGGCGTTTGTCCACCGGGTGGCGCTGGAGATTCCCACAGAGGATGAGCGCCGGGCGGTTCTGACGCAGCTGAGTGGCGAGCTTCCCCTCGACCGCGACGTGGACCTGGAGCGGCTCGCCAAAGTCACGGCG GGTTTGGTGTTGGGCGACTTGCGCGCCCTGCTGGTGGAGGCGGGTCGTGCGGCGTGCCGACGACTGGCCACGGCTTG TGCGGCTCGTGGCGAGGTGGACGTCTGCTGCAGCGGCGTCGTCATCCAGCAGCGGGACTTCCTGTCGGCTCTGCAAGCCTTCCAGGACCGCCAGTCGGAGGCCGCCGGCGCCCCCAAG ATTCCGTGCGTGCGCTGGGAGGACGTGGGCGGCCTGGATGATGCGAAGAAGGACATCCTGGAGACGGTGCAACTTCCTCTGCAGCATCCGCTGCTGTCGTCGGGCATGGACCTGAGCCGCACGGGAATTCTGCTCTACGGTCCTCCCGGCACGGGCAAGACTCTGCTGGCCAAGGCCGTCGCCACCGAATGTTCCATGACATTCCTCAG cgTGAAAGGTCCGGAGCTGCTCAACATGTACGTGGGCCAGAGCGAGGAGAACGTCCGAGAAG TGTTCGAGAGGGCGCGCTCGGCGGCGCCCTGCGTGGTCTTCTTCGACGAGCTGGACTCTCTGGCGCCCAGCAGGGGGCGCAGCGGAGACTCGGGCGGCGTGATGGACAG GGTGGTCTCCCAGCTGCTGGCCGAGCTGGACGCTCTCAACGCTTCGGCCCGGGTCTTTGTCATCGGCGCCACCAACCGGCCCGACCTGCTCGACCAATCCTTGCTCAGGCCCGGAAG GTTCGACAAGCTGGTGTACGTGGGCGTCGACACGGACCCGAGCTCCCAGATGCAAGTCCTCCGGGCCGTCCTCAGAAA CTTCCGCCTGGACGCCTCGGTGGACCTGCGGCGGGTGTTGGAGCGTTGCCCCGCCCACGTGAGCGGCGCCGACCTCTACGCGCTGTGCTCGGACGCCATGACGGCCGCCGTCAAGAGGAAGATCGGCGCTGCGCCGGACGACG GATTGGACGCTGAGGATTGGTCGCTGAGTCTCACCACGGAGGACTTTGACGCGGCGCTCGCCGACTTTGTGCCGTCGCTGTCGCCACAGGAAGTGATGCGCTACCAACGCCTTCAAGAGAAGTCCGCCCACT GCGGTTCGAGTGTTGCCGACTCGTCGTTTGCTTATTTCATCAGCGCCTGCGTGGTCATCCTGCTCGCCATCCTGTCGTACGCCGCGCTGCCTAAACTG GAGTTTTTCAAGTTTCACCGCGAGAGGAAGGCCGCGCACGTGGAGGACGTCAACGTCGCGCTAACCCAGTCGG ATTTGGCCGCTGGCGGCGTGCGTGTGCGCCACCTTCACCGTCACCATCGGGACCTTCCCCGCCGTCGCCGCCGACGCCAAGTCCACCTTGGCGGCGGGGGGCCGCGCCTGGG AAAGGTACTTTGTGCCGGTGTGGTGTTTCCTGCTCTTCAACGTGAGCGACTGGGCTGGGCGGAGCCTGACGGCCATCTGCTCCTGG CCGGGCCGGGACAGCCGCCTGCTGCCCGTGTTGGTGGCGAGCCGCGCGGCGCTGGTTCCCGCCTTGATGCTGTGCAACGTGCAGCCGCGGCGCCACCTGCCCGTCCTCTTCCGCCACGACGCCTTCTTCGCCGCCTTCATGCTGCTCTTCGCCTTCACCAACGGATACCTGGCCAGCCTGGCCATGTGCTTCGGACCCAA GAAGGTGCTTCCTCACGAGGCGGAGACGGCGGGCTCCATCATGGCCTTCTTCCTGTCTCTGGGTCTGGCTTTGGGCGCGGCGCTCTCCTTCGTCTTGCGAGCtctggtttgaaaaaaaaaagttcccggCTGCCTTCAACGCCGCACGGCCTCACAAAAAGTGTTGTGGGCGGAAGCTGA
- the pex6 gene encoding peroxisomal ATPase PEX6 isoform X3 translates to MAAQVELLRLEPFPPHASPLDVLVSKWQLRCLLRDHSEPPTVFFTPKRPPPRPREPAILLHVQVLSDEEAGPPPPPGPVRLFASGFFLRLRGLPAAGSLGTARPVLPVSLDEVVLGARGGGGGGRSLERDDADWLAAKLLELCRDGRCLLARRGEPLFADRPGQVPDVLVLSCRPVTQGRVTPDTAVVLADCADWPAPPPRALRLCASDFAHSAARLAGGRSLLDPPRGSRLAVPEEAERRLDVRVTPDARRWPEADVADADARLYVGGRALLRLGMFDGEWVKLWAAGRADRWRAAALARSDRADDDDGCGGVSETLWFNLTGGRPTAGAACCLKIQRWRRRRPQDGAAGSNTYLASPPPAGEVHLRPVPSPADRHPGACDDLLAEHFAVPRLVAPGDVLRVPARNRPDLTEDGAGWRWRALLFLVQRVCPLDRAQEEEEEEEEGGGGYLADTTHTSLFMGPPVNSLVPGGAARLWSGPSPAGLERAVDAVGRVLGPHAHRGSLPACRLLVHGPAGSGKVTAVAAAGSRLHLQLIKVDCAGVYGDTPAATEARLTSCLERADALQPCVLLLRNLQLLLRPRGGADEDSRVQAALCHALRSAPGRVAVVATVREPRRLPAGVAAAFVHRVALEIPTEDERRAVLTQLSGELPLDRDVDLERLAKVTAGLVLGDLRALLVEAGRAACRRLATACAARGEVDVCCSGVVIQQRDFLSALQAFQDRQSEAAGAPKIPCVRWEDVGGLDDAKKDILETVQLPLQHPLLSSGMDLSRTGILLYGPPGTGKTLLAKAVATECSMTFLSVKGPELLNMYVGQSEENVREVFERARSAAPCVVFFDELDSLAPSRGRSGDSGGVMDRVVSQLLAELDALNASARVFVIGATNRPDLLDQSLLRPGRFDKLVYVGVDTDPSSQMQVLRAVLRNFRLDASVDLRRVLERCPAHVSGADLYALCSDAMTAAVKRKIGAAPDDGLDAEDWSLSLTTEDFDAALADFVPSLSPQEVMRYQRLQEKSAHCGSSVADSSFAYFISACVVILLAILSYAALPKLEFFKFHRERKAAHVEDVNVALTQSGAEEGKSRRAGVSMVTVFKKIWPLAACVCATFTVTIGTFPAVAADAKSTLAAGGRAWERYFVPVWCFLLFNVSDWAGRSLTAICSWPGRDSRLLPVLVASRAALVPALMLCNVQPRRHLPVLFRHDAFFAAFMLLFAFTNGYLASLAMCFGPKKVLPHEAETAGSIMAFFLSLGLALGAALSFVLRALV, encoded by the exons ATGGCGGCGCAGGTGGAACTGTTGAGGCTGGAGCCTTTCCCGCCGCACGCAAGTCCCCTCGACGTGCTCGTGTCAAAATGGCAGCTGCGTTGCCTTCTCCGCGACCACTCGGAGCCCCCCACCGTCTTCTTCACCCCAAAGCGACCGCCTCCGCGCCCCCGCGAGCCCGCCATCCTGCTTCACGTTCAGGTGCTCAGCGACGAGGAGGCgggaccgccgccgccgcccggcccGGTGAGACTATTCGCCAGCGGCTTCTTCCTGCGGCTCCGCGGCCTCCCGGCGGCCGGGAGCCTCGGGACGGCGCGGCCAGTGCTGCCCGTGAGCCTGGACGAGGTGGTGCTGGGAgcccgcggcggcggcggcggcgggcgctcTCTGGAGCGGGACGACGCCGACTGGCTCGCCGCCAAGCTGCTGGAGCTCTGCCGGGACGGACGCTGTCTGCTGGCCCGCCGAGGAGAACCGCTGTTCGCAGACCGACCGGGACAG GTGCCCGACGTGCTGGTGCTGTCGTGCCGTCCGGTCACGCAGGGTCGCGTCACGCCCGACACCGCCGTGGTCCTGGCCGACTGCGCCGATTGGCCGGCCCCGCCCCCGAGGGCGCTGCGGCTGTGCGCCTCCGACTTCGCCCACAGCGCCGCCCGCCTGGCGGGCGGGCGCTCGCTCCTGGACCCGCCTCGGGGGTCCCGCCTCGCCGTCCCGGAGGAAGCGGAGCGGCGGCTGGACGTCCGCGTGACGCCGGACGCGCGGCGCTGGCCGGAGGCGGACGTCGCGGACGCCGACGCCCGCCTGTACGTCGGCGGCCGCGCGCTGCTCAGGCTGGGGATGTTTGACGGCGAGTGGGTCAAGCTGTGGGCGGCGGGTCGGGCGGATCGGTGGCGAGCGGCCGCCCTCGCCCGCTCGGACCGggcggacgacgacgacggctgCGGCGGCGTATCGGAGACGCTGTGGTTCAACCTGACGGGAGGACGGCCGACGGCGGGCGCCGCCTGCTGCCTCAAGATCCAG AGGTGGCGCCGTCGGCGGCCTCAAGATGGCGCCGCCGGCTCCAACACTTACTTGGCCTCACCGCCGCCGGCAGGTGAAGTTCACCTGCGGCCGGTGCCGTCGCCGGCCGACCGCCATCCGGGCGCTTGCGATGACCTGCTGGCCGAGCACTTCGCCGTCCCAAG GCTGGTGGCGCCGGGGGACGTCCTGCGCGTTCCCGCCCGCAATCGCCCGGACCTGACGGAGGACGGCGCCGGATGGAG GTGGCGGGCGCTGTTGTTTTTGGTGCAGAGGGTGTGTCCTCTTGACCGcgcacaagaagaagaagaagaagaagaagaaggtggcGGAGGTTACCTGGCTGACACCACGCACACGTCCCTTTTCATG GGGCCGCCCGTCAACAGCCtggtgcccggcggcgcggcgcGGCTGTGGAGCGGCCCGTCTCCTGCGGGTCTCGAGCGCGCGGTGGACGCCGTCGGCCGCGTCCTTGGCCCGCACGCGCACCG CGGCTCCCTCCCGGCGTGCCGACTCCTCGTTCACGGGCCGGCAGGAAGTGGCAAAGtgacggcggtggcggcggccggCTCCAGGCTCCACCTCCAGCTGATCAAG GTGGACTGTGCGGGCGTGTACGGCGACACGCCCGCCGCCACCGAGGCGCGCCTGACGTCCTGCTTGGAACGAGCCGACGCCCTGCAGCCTTGCGTCCTTCTGCTCAGGAACCTGCAGCTCCTCCTGCGGCCACGCGGGGGCGCCGACGAGGACTCCCGCGTCCAAGCGGCACTCTGCCACGCGCTCCGTAGCGCCCCCGGCAG GGTGGCGGTGGTGGCGACCGTCCGCGAACCTCGCCGGCTGCCCGCCGGCGTCGCGGCGGCGTTTGTCCACCGGGTGGCGCTGGAGATTCCCACAGAGGATGAGCGCCGGGCGGTTCTGACGCAGCTGAGTGGCGAGCTTCCCCTCGACCGCGACGTGGACCTGGAGCGGCTCGCCAAAGTCACGGCG GGTTTGGTGTTGGGCGACTTGCGCGCCCTGCTGGTGGAGGCGGGTCGTGCGGCGTGCCGACGACTGGCCACGGCTTG TGCGGCTCGTGGCGAGGTGGACGTCTGCTGCAGCGGCGTCGTCATCCAGCAGCGGGACTTCCTGTCGGCTCTGCAAGCCTTCCAGGACCGCCAGTCGGAGGCCGCCGGCGCCCCCAAG ATTCCGTGCGTGCGCTGGGAGGACGTGGGCGGCCTGGATGATGCGAAGAAGGACATCCTGGAGACGGTGCAACTTCCTCTGCAGCATCCGCTGCTGTCGTCGGGCATGGACCTGAGCCGCACGGGAATTCTGCTCTACGGTCCTCCCGGCACGGGCAAGACTCTGCTGGCCAAGGCCGTCGCCACCGAATGTTCCATGACATTCCTCAG cgTGAAAGGTCCGGAGCTGCTCAACATGTACGTGGGCCAGAGCGAGGAGAACGTCCGAGAAG TGTTCGAGAGGGCGCGCTCGGCGGCGCCCTGCGTGGTCTTCTTCGACGAGCTGGACTCTCTGGCGCCCAGCAGGGGGCGCAGCGGAGACTCGGGCGGCGTGATGGACAG GGTGGTCTCCCAGCTGCTGGCCGAGCTGGACGCTCTCAACGCTTCGGCCCGGGTCTTTGTCATCGGCGCCACCAACCGGCCCGACCTGCTCGACCAATCCTTGCTCAGGCCCGGAAG GTTCGACAAGCTGGTGTACGTGGGCGTCGACACGGACCCGAGCTCCCAGATGCAAGTCCTCCGGGCCGTCCTCAGAAA CTTCCGCCTGGACGCCTCGGTGGACCTGCGGCGGGTGTTGGAGCGTTGCCCCGCCCACGTGAGCGGCGCCGACCTCTACGCGCTGTGCTCGGACGCCATGACGGCCGCCGTCAAGAGGAAGATCGGCGCTGCGCCGGACGACG GATTGGACGCTGAGGATTGGTCGCTGAGTCTCACCACGGAGGACTTTGACGCGGCGCTCGCCGACTTTGTGCCGTCGCTGTCGCCACAGGAAGTGATGCGCTACCAACGCCTTCAAGAGAAGTCCGCCCACT GCGGTTCGAGTGTTGCCGACTCGTCGTTTGCTTATTTCATCAGCGCCTGCGTGGTCATCCTGCTCGCCATCCTGTCGTACGCCGCGCTGCCTAAACTG GAGTTTTTCAAGTTTCACCGCGAGAGGAAGGCCGCGCACGTGGAGGACGTCAACGTCGCGCTAACCCAGTCGG GCGCGGAGGAAGGCAAGTCGCGGCGTGCCGGCGTCTCCATGGTGACCGTCTTCAAGAAG ATTTGGCCGCTGGCGGCGTGCGTGTGCGCCACCTTCACCGTCACCATCGGGACCTTCCCCGCCGTCGCCGCCGACGCCAAGTCCACCTTGGCGGCGGGGGGCCGCGCCTGGG AAAGGTACTTTGTGCCGGTGTGGTGTTTCCTGCTCTTCAACGTGAGCGACTGGGCTGGGCGGAGCCTGACGGCCATCTGCTCCTGG CCGGGCCGGGACAGCCGCCTGCTGCCCGTGTTGGTGGCGAGCCGCGCGGCGCTGGTTCCCGCCTTGATGCTGTGCAACGTGCAGCCGCGGCGCCACCTGCCCGTCCTCTTCCGCCACGACGCCTTCTTCGCCGCCTTCATGCTGCTCTTCGCCTTCACCAACGGATACCTGGCCAGCCTGGCCATGTGCTTCGGACCCAA GAAGGTGCTTCCTCACGAGGCGGAGACGGCGGGCTCCATCATGGCCTTCTTCCTGTCTCTGGGTCTGGCTTTGGGCGCGGCGCTCTCCTTCGTCTTGCGAGCtctggtttga